The Opitutus sp. ER46 genome contains a region encoding:
- a CDS encoding DUF4442 domain-containing protein — protein sequence MSTAVRPATSEFIAFAQSWRFRLYLLRMLPSAFFAGLRVRAISPTECAVSVPFRWFSQNPFRSIYFACLAMGGELAAGLLAMAHLHRLQPSVSMLVTHCEAEFVKKATDVAVFTCADGDLLRSAIEESVRSGEGCTVPVRSVGRNAAGEIVALFTITWSFRPRQPRAMAPLAEVQS from the coding sequence ATGAGCACCGCGGTTCGCCCTGCCACCTCGGAGTTCATCGCGTTCGCGCAGAGCTGGCGCTTCCGCCTCTACCTCCTGCGGATGTTGCCGAGCGCGTTCTTTGCCGGACTGCGCGTGCGCGCGATCAGCCCGACCGAGTGTGCGGTGAGCGTGCCGTTCCGGTGGTTTTCCCAGAATCCCTTTCGCTCGATCTATTTCGCGTGTCTGGCGATGGGCGGTGAGCTGGCGGCGGGGCTGCTGGCCATGGCGCATCTTCATCGGCTGCAGCCGTCGGTCTCGATGCTGGTGACGCATTGCGAGGCGGAGTTTGTGAAGAAGGCAACCGACGTCGCGGTGTTCACGTGCGCCGATGGCGACCTGCTGCGGAGCGCGATCGAAGAGTCGGTGCGCAGCGGCGAAGGCTGCACGGTGCCGGTGCGCTCGGTGGGCCGGAACGCCGCGGGCGAGATCGTGGCGCTGTTCACCATCACCTGGTCATTTCGGCCGCGGCAGCCCCGCGCGATGGCCCCGCTCGCGGAGGTGCAGTCATGA
- a CDS encoding SDR family oxidoreductase, with product MSHLDPMLRDGALDGRTILITGGGTGLGKAMAAYFRQLGARLIIASRKQEVLDAAAKDLQATPGPEVVPLACDIRDADAVERLFDDAIARCGRIDAVVNNAAGNFVSPTERLSARAFNAVIGIVLHGTTHVTLAAGKRWIAAKQPGVFLNIVTTYAWTGSAYVVPSACAKAGVLALTRSLAVEWAKYGIRSNAIAPGPFPTSGAWDRLFPENIRRTLNPLARIPLRRVGEHQELANLAAYLVSDYSAYVNGEVVTIDGGEWLQGAGEFNAFSAVPDELWDEIERVTRKAKST from the coding sequence ATGTCCCATCTAGACCCCATGCTGCGCGATGGCGCGCTCGACGGCCGCACCATCCTCATCACCGGCGGCGGCACCGGCCTCGGCAAGGCGATGGCCGCGTACTTTCGCCAACTGGGCGCCCGCCTCATCATTGCCAGTCGCAAGCAGGAGGTGCTCGACGCGGCGGCGAAGGACCTCCAGGCGACGCCCGGCCCCGAGGTCGTGCCGCTGGCCTGCGACATCCGCGATGCCGACGCGGTGGAGCGGCTGTTCGACGACGCGATCGCGCGCTGCGGCCGGATCGATGCCGTGGTGAACAATGCCGCGGGCAATTTCGTGAGTCCGACCGAGCGGCTCTCGGCGCGCGCGTTCAACGCCGTGATCGGCATCGTGCTGCACGGCACGACGCACGTGACGCTGGCGGCGGGCAAGCGCTGGATCGCGGCGAAGCAGCCCGGCGTGTTTCTGAATATCGTGACGACGTACGCCTGGACGGGCTCCGCGTACGTAGTGCCCTCGGCGTGCGCGAAGGCGGGCGTGCTGGCACTGACGCGCTCGCTGGCGGTCGAGTGGGCAAAGTACGGGATCCGATCGAACGCGATCGCGCCTGGGCCGTTCCCGACCTCGGGCGCGTGGGACCGGCTGTTCCCGGAGAACATCCGGCGGACGCTCAATCCCCTTGCGCGGATCCCGTTGCGGCGGGTGGGGGAGCACCAGGAGCTGGCGAATCTCGCGGCGTATCTGGTCTCCGACTACTCGGCGTACGTGAACGGCGAGGTCGTCACCATCGACGGCGGCGAGTGGCTGCAAGGCGCAGGTGAGTTCAACGCGTTCTCGGCGGTGCCGGACGAACTCTGGGACGAGATCGAGCGTGTGACGCGGAAGGCGAAGTCCACCTGA
- a CDS encoding alpha/beta fold hydrolase, with the protein MVLTRESEVVAPDGYPVPTTLFQPRGGGRGAIVLAPAMAVPQRFYAPLATWLAERGWAVVTFDYRGVGRSRRGSLRKLRTNVLDWANLDAGAVLAAVRRRHAGAPVTWIGHSLSGQIVPFVPGAETLDRVITIGSGSGYWRENAKPLRHYVWALWYLAMPVSVALCGYYPGRVLRMVGDLPRGVARQWRRWCLHPEYAVGVEPGARHRFAAMRAPVHALSFTDDEFMSERNVASLHGFYVNARVTRRRLDPREFGLKRIGHFGFFREQHRETLWRHELLPLLGRDAAVKSRVSV; encoded by the coding sequence ATGGTCCTCACGCGCGAATCCGAGGTGGTGGCGCCGGATGGCTATCCGGTGCCGACGACGCTCTTCCAGCCGCGCGGCGGGGGACGGGGGGCGATCGTGCTCGCGCCGGCGATGGCGGTGCCGCAGCGCTTCTACGCGCCGCTGGCGACCTGGCTGGCGGAGCGCGGGTGGGCGGTCGTGACCTTTGATTACCGTGGAGTCGGACGCTCGCGTCGCGGCTCCTTGCGGAAGCTGCGCACGAACGTGCTCGACTGGGCGAATCTCGACGCTGGCGCGGTGTTGGCGGCGGTGCGGCGCCGGCATGCGGGCGCGCCTGTCACGTGGATCGGGCACAGCCTCAGCGGTCAGATCGTGCCGTTCGTGCCGGGGGCGGAGACGCTGGACCGGGTGATCACGATCGGCTCGGGCAGCGGCTATTGGCGCGAGAATGCGAAGCCGCTGCGGCACTACGTGTGGGCGTTGTGGTATCTGGCGATGCCGGTGTCGGTCGCGTTGTGCGGCTACTATCCCGGGCGCGTGCTGCGGATGGTGGGCGACCTCCCGCGCGGCGTGGCGCGGCAATGGCGGCGGTGGTGTTTGCATCCTGAGTACGCGGTCGGCGTCGAGCCCGGCGCGCGGCACCGTTTCGCGGCGATGCGGGCGCCTGTGCACGCGCTGTCGTTCACGGATGATGAATTCATGTCGGAGCGGAACGTGGCGTCGCTGCACGGCTTTTATGTCAACGCGCGCGTGACGCGCCGCCGGCTGGATCCGCGCGAATTTGGGCTGAAGCGGATCGGCCACTTCGGTTTCTTCCGCGAGCAGCACCGCGAGACGCTGTGGCGGCACGAGTTGCTGCCGCTCCTCGGGCGGGACGCCGCGGTGAAATCGCGAGTCAGCGTGTGA
- a CDS encoding sigma-70 family RNA polymerase sigma factor — translation MRDDTELLRCYAEQHSEPAFAEFVSRHVGLVYAAARRRTGDDTLAQDAAQQVFTSVARQAATLARHPSLAGWLYTATKHASLNLLRTERRRLRRETIAYQMHASEPPGLPAVAWEQLRPALDAAMDALNAADREAVLLRYFENRPLAVVAAQLGTSENAARMRVNRALDRLHVALSRRGVTSTTSALAAVLTLEATAAPAGLATTMTQAALAAAATTAGGTLGGSLLGLFAMNKLTLAATALVIAGALAPTLWEWHKFRGASAELADREQLSASVRHEAAALSEQVTKLTSPDQTRVAELRQLQARAATLQARPAGVLDSAMRPPTNAGTATAEATFETMLWAVTTGDWELFAQNFVLEGDALAQAQALFDSAPPEIRTRFKSPQGLVAHVWVDGSRPKHVAWAERIQVLDSVLADGPATRRVRIWQRTGDGKEMANIAEFERRGERWIISPTATAKALQVILPRIDPTTGGLKPRKPGDS, via the coding sequence ATGCGCGACGATACCGAACTCCTCCGCTGTTACGCCGAGCAACACTCCGAGCCCGCCTTCGCGGAGTTTGTTTCGCGTCACGTCGGCCTCGTGTATGCCGCTGCCCGTCGTCGCACCGGCGATGACACCCTCGCGCAAGACGCCGCCCAGCAGGTCTTCACGTCCGTCGCCCGCCAAGCCGCCACCCTCGCCCGCCACCCGTCGCTGGCCGGCTGGCTGTACACCGCCACCAAGCACGCCTCGCTCAACCTCCTGCGCACGGAACGTCGCCGGCTCCGGCGCGAAACGATCGCCTACCAGATGCATGCGTCCGAACCGCCGGGGCTTCCCGCCGTCGCCTGGGAACAGCTACGGCCCGCCCTCGACGCGGCCATGGACGCCCTAAACGCCGCCGACCGCGAAGCCGTGCTGCTCCGCTATTTCGAAAACCGCCCGCTCGCCGTCGTCGCCGCACAGCTCGGCACGTCGGAAAACGCCGCCCGCATGCGCGTCAACCGCGCGCTCGACCGGCTGCACGTCGCTCTCAGTCGTCGCGGGGTCACGTCCACCACCTCCGCCCTCGCCGCCGTGCTCACACTCGAAGCCACGGCCGCGCCCGCCGGCCTCGCCACCACCATGACGCAGGCCGCCCTCGCCGCCGCCGCCACCACCGCGGGCGGCACGCTCGGCGGCAGCCTGCTCGGACTCTTCGCCATGAACAAACTCACCCTCGCCGCGACTGCCCTGGTGATCGCCGGCGCCCTCGCGCCCACCCTCTGGGAGTGGCACAAATTCCGCGGGGCCTCCGCCGAGTTGGCCGACCGCGAGCAGCTCTCCGCCAGCGTGCGCCACGAGGCTGCCGCGCTCTCCGAGCAGGTGACGAAACTCACCTCACCGGATCAGACGCGCGTCGCCGAGCTGCGCCAACTGCAAGCCCGCGCCGCCACCTTGCAGGCCCGGCCCGCCGGCGTGCTGGACTCCGCCATGCGTCCGCCCACCAACGCCGGCACCGCCACCGCCGAAGCCACTTTCGAGACGATGCTCTGGGCGGTCACCACCGGCGACTGGGAGCTGTTCGCCCAGAACTTCGTGCTCGAGGGCGACGCCCTCGCCCAAGCCCAGGCGCTCTTCGACTCCGCCCCACCCGAGATTCGCACCCGCTTCAAATCGCCGCAGGGCCTCGTCGCCCACGTCTGGGTCGACGGCTCGCGGCCCAAGCACGTTGCGTGGGCCGAGCGGATCCAGGTCCTGGACTCGGTGCTCGCCGACGGCCCGGCCACCCGACGCGTCCGCATCTGGCAGCGCACCGGCGACGGGAAGGAAATGGCCAACATCGCCGAGTTCGAGCGCCGCGGGGAACGCTGGATCATCTCGCCGACCGCGACCGCGAAGGCCCTGCAGGTCATCCTCCCGCGCATCGATCCCACCACCGGCGGACTCAAGCCCCGGAAGCCGGGTGATTCATGA
- a CDS encoding alpha/beta fold hydrolase, with the protein MHTPEVQRHRLSGGNEMACVAAGDSAHPAVLLLHGFPSSARTFRDVIPRLAETAFVIAPDLPGFGASEVAPEVSFPAYGRAVLELLDRLDVGPRFIYLHDFGAPVGLYVAMQAPELVRGLIIQNANAHREGLGPQWAATQRFWAEPTPEHEAAATAHLTYEGTRDQYVAGLPGEVAARISPANWNEDWRVMNLPGQMQTQRALVGDYGRYVARFDAVRDYLARIRPPGLLLWGRHDAFFELAEIVDAGPAENGGARVRCRALPAGDPRDPRGRSHRRVRAAPCEMSRHAGTGPAQCHVLRDTRGRRNCRHSFNTLP; encoded by the coding sequence ATGCACACACCAGAAGTTCAACGCCATCGCCTTTCGGGCGGGAACGAGATGGCTTGCGTCGCGGCGGGTGACTCGGCCCATCCGGCCGTGCTCTTGTTGCATGGGTTTCCGAGTTCCGCGCGCACGTTTCGTGACGTGATCCCGCGATTGGCGGAGACCGCATTCGTGATTGCGCCGGATCTGCCCGGATTTGGCGCGTCGGAGGTGGCGCCGGAGGTTTCGTTCCCGGCGTATGGGCGCGCGGTGCTGGAGTTGCTGGACCGACTGGACGTGGGACCGCGCTTCATTTACCTGCACGATTTTGGCGCGCCGGTGGGCCTTTACGTTGCGATGCAGGCGCCGGAGTTGGTGCGAGGTCTGATTATCCAGAATGCCAACGCCCACCGCGAAGGGCTCGGGCCGCAATGGGCGGCGACGCAGCGGTTCTGGGCGGAGCCGACGCCGGAGCATGAGGCCGCGGCGACAGCGCATCTCACCTACGAAGGCACGCGCGACCAGTACGTCGCGGGATTGCCGGGGGAGGTGGCAGCGCGGATCTCGCCGGCAAATTGGAACGAGGATTGGCGCGTCATGAACCTGCCGGGCCAGATGCAGACGCAGCGGGCGCTCGTGGGTGATTACGGACGCTACGTCGCGCGCTTCGACGCGGTCCGCGACTACCTCGCGCGGATACGGCCGCCGGGGTTGCTGCTCTGGGGCAGACATGATGCGTTCTTCGAGCTGGCGGAGATCGTGGATGCGGGACCTGCCGAGAATGGAGGCGCACGTGTTCGATGCCGGGCACTTCCTGCTGGAGACCCACGCGACCCTCGCGGCCGATCTCATCGGCGAGTTCGTGCGGCGCCATGCGAGATGAGCCGCCACGCGGGAACAGGACCTGCCCAATGTCACGTATTACGTGACACTCGCGGACGCCGGAACTGTCGCCACAGTTTTAATACATTGCCCTGA
- the aceA gene encoding isocitrate lyase has product MDNASDLLLQWSTNPRWAGIRRTYTPRDVVRLRGTVDIRHSLAEHGAARLWQLLHTEPFVNALGALTGNQAMQQVKAGLKAIYLSGWQVAADANLAGSMYPDQSLYPANSVPNVVQRINQALLRADQICHSEGSDKTHWLAPIVADAEAGFGGPLNAFEIMKAMIAAGAAGVHFEDQLSSEKKCGHMGGKVLIPTAHFIRTLNAARLAADICNVPTILVARTDALGAKLLTSDVDPRDQPFLTGERTPEGFFRMREGIDLAIARALAYAPYADMLWCETSTPDLDEARRFAEGVHAEFPGKLLAYNCSPSFNWRKHLDDATIAKFQRELGAMGYKFQFITLAGFHALNYSMFDLAHGYASSHMSAFVDLQQREFAAVSRGFTAVKHQREVGTGYFDEISTVVSGGESSTLALVGSTEEAQFHV; this is encoded by the coding sequence ATGGACAATGCATCAGACCTCCTCCTTCAGTGGAGCACCAACCCGCGATGGGCCGGTATTCGCCGGACCTATACGCCCCGTGACGTCGTTCGCCTGCGCGGCACGGTCGACATCCGCCACAGCCTCGCCGAACACGGCGCCGCTCGCCTCTGGCAACTCCTGCACACCGAGCCGTTCGTCAACGCCCTCGGCGCGCTCACCGGCAACCAGGCCATGCAGCAGGTCAAGGCCGGCCTGAAGGCCATCTACCTCTCCGGCTGGCAGGTCGCCGCCGACGCCAACCTCGCGGGAAGCATGTACCCCGACCAGAGTCTCTACCCCGCCAACAGCGTCCCCAACGTCGTCCAGCGCATCAACCAGGCGCTCCTGCGCGCCGACCAGATCTGCCACTCCGAAGGCAGCGACAAGACCCACTGGCTCGCGCCCATCGTGGCCGACGCCGAGGCCGGCTTCGGCGGCCCGCTCAACGCCTTCGAAATCATGAAGGCCATGATCGCCGCCGGTGCCGCCGGCGTGCATTTCGAGGACCAGCTGTCGTCCGAGAAGAAGTGCGGCCACATGGGCGGCAAGGTGCTCATCCCGACCGCGCACTTCATCCGCACGCTCAACGCCGCCCGCCTCGCGGCCGATATCTGCAACGTGCCGACGATCCTCGTCGCCCGCACCGACGCGCTCGGCGCGAAACTGCTCACCAGCGACGTCGACCCGCGCGACCAGCCGTTCCTCACCGGCGAGCGCACGCCCGAGGGCTTCTTCCGGATGCGCGAGGGCATCGACCTCGCGATCGCCCGCGCCCTCGCGTACGCGCCGTACGCCGACATGCTCTGGTGCGAGACCTCCACCCCCGATCTCGACGAAGCCCGCCGCTTCGCCGAGGGCGTGCACGCCGAGTTCCCGGGCAAGCTTCTGGCGTACAATTGCTCGCCGTCGTTCAACTGGCGGAAGCACCTCGACGACGCGACGATCGCCAAGTTCCAGCGCGAACTCGGCGCGATGGGCTACAAGTTCCAGTTCATCACCCTCGCGGGCTTCCACGCGCTGAACTACTCGATGTTCGACCTGGCCCATGGCTACGCGTCGTCGCACATGAGCGCGTTCGTCGACCTCCAGCAGCGCGAGTTCGCCGCCGTCTCCCGCGGTTTCACCGCCGTGAAGCACCAGCGCGAGGTCGGCACCGGCTACTTCGACGAAATCAGCACCGTCGTCTCCGGCGGCGAGTCGTCGACCCTCGCCCTCGTCGGCTCCACCGAGGAAGCCCAGTTCCACGTTTGA
- a CDS encoding malate synthase: MNTPTAVQTPDRIEPALSPRPPLRELAPGVSVPVAAWNDTSTAVLTPPVIELIASLHRRFNERRRELLAARVPRQAAVDAGALPDFENHNSEAAHGDWDVAPIPADLRVRRVEITGPVSSAKMVINMLSRNADGVRADTAMLDFEDSMKPSWRNVINGIHNVIGAVDGTLTFSTPEKTYRLTPDDMPVVMVRTRGLHLDESNVIIDGQPVSGGLFDLATTFFHTAQTLVRQGKTPTYYIPKTEHALEARWWNDLFVAVQEAVGLPRGTLRATFLIETLPAAFQIEEILFEFREHAAALNVGRWDKIFSDIKVLKNHPDRIMADRATITMQKPWMDAYAKRLIKICHERGAYAIGGMSAFTPGKTPELRQRQTAKVTADKGHEFSIGHDGCWVSHPYFITYALAEFKAEHQLDRMLPEVSRYPDILPRGEEPRSIDGLRTNVRVGIAYQQGWNNDIACVSWDGLMEDLATYEISRAQTWQWLHHGVTLADGRKVTPALVEQVFDEELARIVEEITADIGGGQPALLASTLASFRQAAADARATFLEPKLRDYFRQASDPVE, translated from the coding sequence ATGAACACACCCACCGCCGTTCAGACTCCAGACCGGATCGAGCCGGCCCTGTCGCCTCGCCCCCCTTTGCGCGAACTCGCCCCCGGCGTCTCCGTCCCAGTCGCCGCCTGGAACGACACCTCCACCGCCGTTCTTACCCCGCCGGTCATCGAACTGATCGCGTCTCTCCACCGGCGCTTCAATGAGCGCCGCCGCGAACTCCTCGCCGCCCGTGTCCCCCGCCAGGCCGCCGTGGACGCCGGCGCCTTGCCCGACTTCGAAAACCACAACTCCGAGGCCGCCCACGGCGATTGGGACGTCGCGCCCATCCCCGCCGACCTGCGCGTCCGCCGTGTCGAGATCACCGGCCCGGTCAGCAGCGCCAAGATGGTGATCAATATGCTCAGCCGGAACGCCGACGGCGTCCGCGCCGACACCGCCATGCTCGACTTCGAGGACTCGATGAAGCCGAGCTGGCGCAATGTCATCAACGGCATCCACAACGTCATCGGCGCCGTCGACGGCACGCTCACCTTCTCCACCCCGGAAAAGACCTACCGGCTCACGCCCGACGACATGCCCGTCGTCATGGTCCGCACCCGCGGCCTGCACCTCGATGAGTCCAACGTGATCATCGATGGCCAGCCCGTCTCCGGCGGCTTGTTCGACCTCGCCACCACGTTCTTCCACACCGCCCAGACCCTCGTCCGCCAGGGCAAGACTCCCACTTACTACATCCCCAAGACCGAGCACGCCCTCGAGGCCCGTTGGTGGAACGACCTCTTCGTGGCCGTCCAGGAAGCCGTCGGCCTCCCGCGCGGCACGCTGCGCGCCACGTTCCTTATCGAGACGCTCCCCGCCGCCTTTCAGATTGAGGAGATCCTCTTCGAATTCCGCGAACACGCCGCCGCGCTCAACGTCGGCCGCTGGGACAAGATTTTCTCCGACATCAAGGTGCTCAAGAACCACCCCGACCGCATCATGGCCGACCGCGCGACCATCACCATGCAGAAGCCCTGGATGGACGCCTACGCCAAGCGGCTGATCAAGATCTGCCACGAGCGCGGCGCCTATGCCATCGGCGGCATGTCGGCCTTCACCCCCGGCAAGACGCCCGAGTTGCGCCAGCGCCAGACCGCCAAGGTCACCGCCGACAAGGGCCACGAGTTCTCCATCGGCCACGACGGCTGCTGGGTCTCGCACCCGTACTTCATCACGTACGCCCTCGCGGAGTTCAAAGCCGAGCACCAGCTCGACCGCATGCTCCCGGAGGTCAGTCGCTACCCCGACATCCTCCCGCGCGGCGAAGAGCCCCGCAGCATCGACGGCCTCCGCACCAACGTCCGCGTCGGCATCGCCTACCAGCAGGGCTGGAACAACGACATCGCCTGCGTCTCGTGGGATGGCCTCATGGAAGACCTCGCCACCTACGAGATCTCTCGCGCCCAGACGTGGCAGTGGCTGCATCACGGCGTCACCCTCGCCGACGGCCGCAAGGTCACGCCCGCGCTCGTCGAGCAGGTCTTCGACGAGGAACTCGCCCGCATCGTCGAGGAAATCACCGCCGACATCGGCGGCGGCCAACCCGCGCTGCTCGCGTCGACCCTCGCCTCGTTCCGCCAGGCCGCCGCCGACGCCAGGGCGACCTTCCTCGAGCCGAAGCTCCGCGACTATTTCCGCCAAGCGTCGGACCCGGTGGAGTGA